One segment of Humidesulfovibrio mexicanus DNA contains the following:
- a CDS encoding methyl-accepting chemotaxis protein, with protein sequence MPRSGARLAGPLVCGIGVTAGGWLLPAGALWLFSESGFVMGLPQVAAALLLGALAFGLAQLRETRLRAELLALGGTLGARPRPGDDPLDGLAAIVQANAAELKHQTGLAQGILGGLPMPYLLVDELERAVCSNKECLEMLELSGRPEDYYGQTLAQIFYNDPTRKTAVGRSIGGGEVFRNLEVQIKGHKGGVRNVLANVFPLYDLDRKCIGGLCLYLDMTMLKQKEQVIVEKNAAIERAADHANELCRRLRDASRQLTGSIGQTATGSQAQQSRVAEISTSMEQMSQAVVDVARSASGAASGADEARGLAEAGAGIVHDVISAIGDVSERTGAMRERLDDLDKQVAGIAQILNVINDIADQTNLLALNAAIEAARAGEAGRGFAVVADEVRKLAEKTQSATSDVAQAISNVQQGARRAAEGMSGAAQAVEKSTTLADGAGQSLREIVRLSQGSADQVRAIAAASEEQSAAAEEIGRAVGEMRGVSEDIARDMDSAARAVDDLSRLSAELEELISRMQVC encoded by the coding sequence ATGCCGCGATCCGGAGCTCGGCTTGCAGGGCCGCTTGTGTGCGGAATCGGCGTGACGGCGGGGGGGTGGCTGCTCCCCGCCGGCGCACTGTGGCTCTTTTCAGAATCGGGATTCGTCATGGGGCTGCCGCAGGTTGCGGCGGCCCTTTTGCTTGGAGCGCTGGCTTTCGGCCTGGCGCAGCTGCGGGAAACACGGCTGCGAGCCGAGCTGCTCGCTCTGGGCGGAACGCTGGGCGCGCGGCCCCGGCCGGGGGACGACCCTCTGGATGGCCTCGCCGCCATCGTGCAGGCCAACGCCGCCGAACTCAAGCACCAGACCGGCTTGGCCCAGGGCATCCTGGGCGGGTTGCCCATGCCGTATCTCCTGGTGGACGAGCTGGAGCGCGCCGTGTGCTCCAACAAGGAATGCCTGGAGATGCTGGAGCTTTCCGGTCGGCCGGAGGACTACTACGGACAGACTCTGGCGCAGATCTTCTACAACGATCCCACGCGCAAGACCGCCGTCGGCCGCAGCATCGGCGGCGGAGAGGTGTTCCGCAACCTCGAAGTGCAGATCAAGGGCCACAAGGGCGGCGTGCGCAACGTGCTGGCCAACGTCTTTCCCCTCTATGATCTCGACCGCAAGTGCATCGGCGGCTTGTGCCTGTATCTTGACATGACCATGCTCAAGCAGAAGGAGCAGGTCATCGTGGAGAAGAACGCCGCTATCGAACGCGCCGCCGATCACGCCAACGAGCTGTGCCGTCGTCTGCGAGACGCCTCGCGGCAGCTTACCGGCAGCATCGGGCAGACGGCCACGGGGAGCCAAGCCCAGCAGTCCCGCGTAGCCGAAATCAGCACCTCCATGGAGCAGATGAGCCAGGCGGTTGTGGATGTGGCCAGAAGCGCCTCCGGGGCCGCCTCCGGGGCGGACGAGGCCCGTGGACTGGCCGAGGCGGGCGCGGGGATCGTTCATGATGTCATTTCGGCCATCGGGGATGTGTCCGAACGCACCGGGGCCATGCGCGAACGCCTGGACGACCTGGACAAGCAGGTGGCAGGAATCGCGCAGATCTTGAATGTCATCAACGACATCGCCGACCAGACCAACCTGCTGGCGCTCAACGCCGCCATCGAGGCGGCGCGCGCTGGCGAGGCGGGCAGGGGCTTTGCCGTCGTCGCCGACGAGGTGCGCAAGCTGGCCGAGAAGACCCAAAGCGCCACCAGCGACGTTGCGCAGGCTATCAGCAATGTGCAGCAGGGCGCTCGCCGAGCGGCCGAGGGCATGTCCGGGGCGGCGCAGGCAGTGGAGAAAAGCACCACCCTGGCCGATGGCGCAGGGCAGAGCCTGCGTGAGATCGTGCGCCTGAGCCAGGGCTCCGCCGACCAGGTGCGCGCCATCGCCGCCGCCAGCGAGGAGCAGTCCGCCGCGGCCGAGGAGATTGGACGCGCCGTGGGCGAAATGCGCGGCGTGTCCGAGGACATCGCCCGGGACATGGACAGCGCGGCCCGGGCCGTGGATGATCTTTCCCGGCTTTCCGCCGAGCTGGAGGAACTCATTTCCAGAATGCAGGTCTGCTAG
- a CDS encoding Dabb family protein, with the protein MIKHIVMWTLKDEAAGADRAANARKMKEMLEALRGVVPSLAALEVGVEVFAASPACDVILYSEFASRADLDAYQVHPEHQKVVAFVKQVAASRSVVDYEA; encoded by the coding sequence ATGATCAAGCACATCGTCATGTGGACCCTGAAGGACGAGGCCGCCGGAGCGGACAGGGCGGCCAACGCCCGAAAAATGAAGGAGATGCTGGAGGCCCTGCGCGGTGTGGTGCCTTCCCTTGCCGCCCTTGAGGTGGGCGTCGAGGTCTTTGCGGCCTCGCCCGCCTGCGATGTGATCCTGTATTCCGAATTCGCCAGCCGGGCCGATCTCGACGCCTATCAGGTCCACCCGGAGCACCAGAAGGTGGTGGCCTTTGTCAAGCAGGTGGCCGCCTCGCGCAGCGTGGTGGACTACGAAGCATAG
- a CDS encoding diguanylate cyclase has translation MCEVWMDKGMDPQEASALHELLARAGLLSEELSDAPLAGGQAFSELLYVLTRMRFGPDEALGYCCEILRHHDGLNLALGRDVGLRVAVCDYFMNLHPKMRDPVIVEVQVLLQKEQGALVDELTGLYNRRYFNDAISREVERFKRFGQRFSLLMLDVDHFKRFNDAFGHTAGDDALKTVADVLRHTARSFDHVVRYGGEEFALILPHTDSAQAVAAAERLRRAVAARPVAVSGQDVSVTVSLGTATFPEDAINARDLVCRADEALYEAKRTRNAVSCFSEKNRRFPRAPVSLMALFVGSGTQGEAEPVRVVVANVSFGGMLCVSPTPILPGARVELALDADSPSQRGLRVSGRVVRLERESEDAGFSIALAFDLASQDQRRDLVRLVERYGQEDGSPAPDTAPPSLLA, from the coding sequence ATGTGCGAGGTATGGATGGACAAAGGCATGGACCCCCAAGAGGCTTCGGCGTTGCACGAACTGCTCGCGCGGGCTGGCCTGCTCTCAGAGGAGCTTTCGGACGCGCCGCTTGCCGGGGGCCAGGCTTTTTCCGAACTGCTGTATGTGCTGACGCGGATGCGCTTTGGCCCGGACGAGGCCCTGGGCTACTGCTGCGAGATATTGCGTCACCACGATGGGCTGAATCTTGCGCTTGGCCGCGACGTGGGCCTTCGCGTCGCCGTGTGCGACTACTTCATGAACCTGCACCCCAAGATGCGCGACCCGGTCATCGTGGAGGTGCAGGTGCTGCTGCAGAAGGAGCAAGGCGCGCTGGTCGACGAGCTTACCGGCCTCTACAATCGCCGCTATTTCAACGACGCCATCTCCCGCGAGGTCGAGCGTTTCAAGCGTTTCGGACAGCGTTTTTCCCTGCTGATGCTCGATGTGGACCATTTCAAGCGTTTCAACGACGCCTTCGGCCACACCGCGGGCGACGATGCCCTCAAGACTGTGGCCGATGTGCTCCGGCATACCGCACGGAGTTTCGACCATGTGGTGCGCTACGGAGGCGAAGAATTCGCCCTCATCCTGCCCCATACCGACAGCGCCCAGGCCGTCGCCGCAGCAGAGCGCCTGCGCCGGGCCGTGGCGGCGCGTCCGGTTGCCGTTTCCGGCCAGGACGTTTCGGTCACCGTCAGCCTGGGCACGGCCACCTTTCCGGAGGATGCCATAAACGCCCGCGACCTGGTGTGCCGCGCCGACGAGGCCCTGTATGAGGCCAAGCGCACGCGGAACGCCGTGAGTTGCTTTTCCGAGAAAAACCGGCGCTTCCCGCGCGCTCCGGTCAGCCTTATGGCGTTGTTCGTCGGCAGTGGGACCCAGGGCGAGGCCGAACCGGTACGTGTGGTCGTGGCCAATGTCAGCTTCGGGGGAATGCTGTGCGTTTCGCCAACGCCCATCCTGCCAGGCGCCAGGGTGGAGTTGGCCCTTGACGCCGATTCGCCGTCGCAGCGGGGGCTGCGGGTTTCGGGGCGCGTGGTGCGGCTGGAGCGCGAAAGCGAGGACGCGGGTTTCTCCATCGCCCTTGCCTTCGACCTTGCCTCCCAGGACCAGCGGCGGGATCTTGTGCGCCTGGTGGAGCGGTACGGGCAGGAGGACGGCAGCCCGGCCCCGGACACAGCACCGCCTTCCCTCTTGGCCTGA
- the queF gene encoding preQ(1) synthase has protein sequence MSTIDDTSGLKHLGSGKTSYAFHEPTADILEAFPNKYPNRDYQIRFEHPEFTSLCPKTGQPDFATIEITYIPDALCIETKSLKLYFTAFRNHGSFMETITNKILDDLVSVCQPRMMQVVALFNPRGGTSLTVTAEYFKDNSAPIETQF, from the coding sequence ATGAGCACGATCGACGACACCTCCGGCCTCAAGCACCTTGGCTCCGGCAAGACCAGTTACGCCTTCCACGAGCCCACCGCCGACATTCTGGAGGCTTTCCCCAACAAGTATCCCAATCGGGACTACCAGATCCGCTTCGAGCACCCGGAGTTCACCAGCCTGTGCCCCAAGACCGGCCAGCCGGACTTCGCCACCATCGAGATCACCTACATCCCCGACGCCCTGTGCATCGAGACCAAGTCCCTCAAGCTCTATTTCACCGCCTTTCGCAACCACGGCTCCTTCATGGAAACCATCACCAATAAGATTCTGGACGACCTGGTGAGCGTATGCCAGCCGCGCATGATGCAGGTGGTGGCCCTGTTCAATCCGCGTGGCGGCACCAGCCTTACCGTCACGGCGGAATACTTCAAGGACAACTCCGCGCCCATTGAGACCCAGTTCTAG